The following are encoded in a window of Pseudomonas sp. JQ170C genomic DNA:
- a CDS encoding alkene reductase has translation MSILFEPLRLGDLQLANRIVMAPMTRSRAGSDALPGAEMVEYYRQRASAGLIVAEGTAPSASGLGYCRTPAIYSTEQIAAWRRVTDAVHERGGQIVLQLMHVGRAASHHNKPRGASTVAPSALRAHTRLFTDVAGMVDTDAPQALTLEGINTVIGDYRQAALNAREAGFDGVELHCTSGYLPMQFMASGSNQREDAYGGSAANRVRFVKEVLEAMAAAIGAGRVGYRQCPGNPYNDISDANPAETATALCAAVAPLRLAYLHIMRSPAAGLDAFALARQHSDCGLILNDGFDGPSAQAALEAGEGDAVSFGRHFIANPDLVERLQQGLPLAGFDRHTLYTPGAKGYSDYPAYQAATLEVTP, from the coding sequence ATGAGCATCTTGTTCGAGCCGCTGCGCCTGGGCGACCTGCAACTGGCCAATCGCATCGTCATGGCGCCGATGACCCGCAGCCGTGCCGGCAGCGATGCGCTGCCGGGCGCCGAGATGGTCGAGTACTACCGCCAGCGTGCCAGTGCCGGGCTGATCGTGGCCGAAGGCACCGCGCCGTCGGCCAGCGGCCTGGGCTATTGCCGCACCCCGGCGATCTACAGCACTGAACAGATTGCCGCCTGGCGCCGGGTGACCGATGCCGTGCATGAGCGCGGTGGCCAGATCGTGCTGCAACTGATGCATGTGGGCCGCGCCGCCAGCCATCACAACAAGCCCCGTGGCGCGAGCACCGTGGCGCCGTCGGCGCTGCGGGCACACACCCGGCTGTTTACCGATGTCGCCGGGATGGTCGACACCGATGCGCCCCAGGCCCTGACCCTGGAAGGCATCAACACGGTGATCGGCGACTACCGACAGGCGGCGCTCAACGCCCGTGAAGCGGGTTTTGACGGTGTCGAACTGCACTGCACCAGCGGTTACCTGCCAATGCAGTTCATGGCCTCGGGCAGCAATCAGCGCGAGGACGCCTACGGCGGCAGCGCAGCCAACCGGGTAAGGTTCGTCAAGGAAGTGCTCGAGGCCATGGCCGCCGCCATCGGTGCCGGTCGGGTGGGTTACCGTCAATGCCCGGGCAACCCCTACAACGACATCAGCGATGCCAACCCGGCTGAAACCGCGACTGCCCTGTGCGCCGCCGTGGCGCCCCTGCGTCTGGCCTACCTGCACATCATGCGCTCGCCAGCGGCGGGCCTCGACGCCTTCGCCCTGGCCCGCCAGCACAGTGATTGCGGCCTGATCCTCAATGACGGGTTCGATGGGCCGTCGGCCCAGGCAGCGCTGGAGGCGGGCGAGGGGGATGCGGTGTCGTTCGGTCGTCACTTCATCGCCAACCCGGACCTGGTCGAGCGCCTTCAACAGGGCTTGCCGCTGGCCGGGTTCGACCGCCACACCCTCTACACCCCAGGTGCAAAGGGCTACTCGGATTACCCCGCGTACCAGGCCGCCACCCTGGAGGTGACGCCATGA
- a CDS encoding MBL fold metallo-hydrolase — MADLDASGAELRDGLRYPWPQPPASGQVCEVASGVFWLRMPLPFRLDHINLYLLQHQDGWVVVDTGMNTAQTREVWEQVFSEVFQGQPVQAVICTHFHSDHAGVAAWLTERFECPLYMTAAEFQWLHVQVPSDQPPAWAFVDFYRKAGFSTEQAGEFFAAVQDKHFHPLPCTGFRRLRQGSELRIGGRNWQVLIGNGHSPEHACLYSAEDGLLISGDQVLPRITSTVGVQATEPEANPLRDWLDSIERLRALPDTVLVLPAHERPFFNLHTRLDQLVAHHQGHLARMQDSCEAPRGALELMAVLFPRLSGRFDELMALGETLAHANYLMAEGALVREEHGGLLRYRQAPAGATAPDPLRVF; from the coding sequence ATGGCTGACCTGGACGCCAGCGGCGCTGAACTGCGCGACGGCCTGCGCTACCCCTGGCCTCAGCCACCGGCCAGCGGCCAGGTGTGTGAGGTGGCCAGCGGGGTGTTCTGGCTGCGCATGCCACTCCCGTTTCGCCTCGACCACATCAACCTTTACCTGCTGCAGCACCAGGACGGCTGGGTGGTGGTCGATACCGGCATGAACACCGCGCAGACCCGTGAGGTCTGGGAGCAGGTGTTCAGCGAGGTGTTCCAGGGCCAGCCGGTGCAGGCGGTGATCTGCACCCACTTTCACAGTGACCACGCCGGTGTCGCGGCCTGGCTGACCGAGCGCTTCGAGTGCCCGCTCTACATGACCGCCGCGGAGTTCCAGTGGCTGCATGTTCAGGTGCCCTCGGACCAACCGCCGGCCTGGGCCTTCGTCGACTTCTACCGCAAGGCCGGGTTCAGCACCGAGCAGGCCGGCGAGTTTTTCGCGGCTGTCCAGGACAAGCACTTTCACCCCTTGCCCTGCACCGGCTTTCGCCGCCTGCGTCAGGGCAGTGAACTGCGCATCGGTGGTCGTAATTGGCAGGTGCTGATCGGTAACGGCCATTCGCCCGAGCACGCCTGCCTGTACAGCGCCGAGGACGGCCTGCTGATTTCCGGCGACCAGGTGCTGCCGCGCATCACCTCCACGGTCGGGGTGCAGGCCACCGAGCCCGAGGCCAATCCGCTGCGTGACTGGCTGGACTCGATCGAGCGGCTGCGGGCACTGCCCGACACCGTGCTGGTGCTGCCGGCCCACGAGCGTCCGTTTTTCAACCTGCACACGCGCCTGGATCAATTGGTGGCCCACCACCAGGGCCATTTGGCGCGAATGCAGGACAGCTGTGAGGCGCCGCGCGGCGCGCTCGAGCTGATGGCGGTGTTGTTTCCCAGGCTGTCAGGTCGCTTCGACGAACTGATGGCGCTGGGGGAAACCTTGGCGCATGCCAATTACCTCATGGCCGAAGGCGCCCTGGTGCGCGAGGAACACGGGGGGCTGCTGCGGTACCGGCAGGCCCCTGCGGGGGCCACGGCGCCCGACCCGCTGCGGGTGTTCTGA
- a CDS encoding long-chain-acyl-CoA synthetase — protein sequence MSLAQRTSLPSAAPVPREQTQALLDRRASASGQIKPRDLYTLADRFEEQVREYGQRPFLIYAGQPLTYAQVDAQANQMAHTFYAKGLRAGDVCALAMENRPAFFCTWFGLVKLGVVVAFINTQVTGRALLHALDTTGAKAMVVGEECLANLQATDNLPNLAYWLVPDAENPWSGLLPKGVDGQFAARLHSAPATTFPREMRAAIEAQATTLLIFTSGTTGLPKAARYSHMRWMSSGDVMEVTLPATCEDVFYCCLPLYHGAAATSVTSTALRAGASIVVRRKFSVREFWKDVREHRISVFQYIGEICRYLLNQPVSAGEREHSLRCMLGAGLTPDSWQRWVERFGPLQIFEGWGATEANANLINVDNYPGSCGRVPDWNRTNLRLVRYDVENDCHPRDAQGFYQVCEVGEVGEAMGFIVDHPDIGGGRFEGYTSAEASESKIRRNVLREGDAYWSSGDLLRQDADGYCYFVDRIGDTFRWKSENVSTQEVADALGDFPGLELINIYGVQVPGHEGRAGMAAVLMQAGQGFDPEAFYALTDSCLPRYAAPVFVRVSAAADLTSTFKLRKVDLQRQGYCPDACTDPLFIRDEPSRTYQPYSAEVLQRAGLAPFAGAHHG from the coding sequence ATGAGCCTGGCCCAACGGACGAGCCTGCCGAGCGCTGCGCCGGTGCCCCGCGAGCAGACCCAGGCGCTGCTTGATCGCCGCGCCAGCGCCAGTGGGCAGATCAAGCCACGGGACCTCTATACCCTGGCCGACCGCTTCGAGGAGCAGGTGCGCGAGTATGGCCAACGGCCCTTTCTGATCTATGCCGGCCAGCCGCTGACCTACGCGCAAGTCGATGCACAGGCCAACCAGATGGCCCATACCTTCTACGCCAAGGGCCTGCGCGCGGGGGATGTGTGCGCCTTGGCGATGGAAAACCGCCCGGCGTTCTTCTGCACCTGGTTCGGCCTGGTCAAGCTGGGGGTGGTGGTGGCGTTCATCAACACCCAAGTCACCGGCCGGGCGCTGTTGCATGCCCTGGACACCACCGGCGCCAAGGCCATGGTCGTGGGTGAGGAATGCCTGGCCAACCTGCAAGCCACCGATAACCTGCCCAACCTGGCCTACTGGCTGGTGCCCGATGCCGAGAACCCCTGGTCCGGCCTGCTGCCCAAGGGCGTGGATGGCCAGTTCGCCGCGCGCCTGCACAGCGCCCCGGCCACTACCTTCCCACGGGAGATGCGCGCCGCTATCGAGGCCCAGGCCACGACCCTGCTGATTTTTACCTCCGGCACCACCGGCTTGCCCAAGGCGGCGCGCTACAGCCACATGCGCTGGATGTCGTCGGGCGATGTGATGGAAGTGACGCTGCCGGCCACTTGCGAAGACGTGTTCTATTGCTGCCTGCCGCTGTACCACGGTGCGGCGGCCACCTCGGTGACCTCCACCGCGCTGCGTGCCGGCGCCAGCATCGTGGTGCGGCGCAAGTTCAGCGTGCGCGAATTCTGGAAGGACGTGCGCGAGCACCGCATCAGTGTGTTCCAGTACATCGGCGAGATCTGCCGCTACCTGCTCAACCAGCCGGTGAGTGCAGGTGAGCGTGAGCACAGCCTGCGCTGCATGCTCGGCGCCGGTCTGACGCCTGATTCGTGGCAGCGCTGGGTCGAACGCTTCGGGCCGCTGCAGATCTTCGAGGGCTGGGGCGCCACCGAGGCCAACGCCAACCTGATCAACGTCGACAACTACCCCGGTTCCTGCGGCCGAGTGCCGGACTGGAACCGCACCAACCTGCGCCTGGTGCGCTACGACGTCGAGAACGACTGCCACCCGCGTGACGCGCAAGGTTTCTATCAGGTGTGTGAAGTGGGCGAGGTGGGCGAGGCCATGGGCTTTATCGTCGACCACCCCGATATCGGCGGTGGACGCTTCGAGGGCTACACCTCGGCCGAGGCCAGCGAAAGCAAGATCCGTCGCAATGTCCTGCGCGAAGGCGATGCCTACTGGAGCTCGGGCGATTTGCTGCGCCAGGACGCCGATGGCTACTGCTACTTCGTCGACCGCATCGGCGACACCTTCCGCTGGAAGAGCGAGAACGTCTCGACCCAGGAAGTGGCCGATGCCCTGGGCGATTTCCCCGGCCTTGAGCTGATCAACATCTATGGCGTACAGGTGCCCGGCCATGAAGGCCGCGCCGGTATGGCGGCGGTGTTGATGCAGGCGGGGCAGGGCTTCGACCCCGAGGCGTTCTACGCCCTGACCGACAGCTGTCTGCCGCGCTATGCCGCCCCGGTGTTCGTGCGGGTCAGCGCTGCTGCCGACCTCACCAGCACCTTCAAACTGCGCAAGGTCGACCTGCAACGCCAGGGCTATTGCCCCGATGCATGCACCGACCCGCTGTTCATCCGCGACGAGCCGTCGCGCACCTATCAGCCATATTCGGCCGAGGTGCTGCAACGCGCCGGCCTTGCGCCGTTTGCAGGTGCCCATCATGGCTGA
- a CDS encoding DUF1302 domain-containing protein has translation MNYKNNNNCTGLGTHGVQAASLAVAVALASMPAWSGETIEFDNGATIDWSVTTSYGLGVRVGKPSDRLMGINADDANRNFNQGSLTTNRIGALGEMILRKDNYGAVVRASTFYDDVYHQGNDNDSPQTVNKDGRNDEFTSRTKYYSGGRTRLLDAYVFGGWRFENDTMLDAKAGRHIESWGESLYYPGVNGVQNPSDAVKAAQPGVEVKEILLPVGQFSASYRINPQITFGAYVQYEWKGTELPPVGSYLSGSDVIGPGREFIRTANGNVRYQGTDEPRDDGQWGVQVRYRPVPAIELSLFHVNYHDKNPATALVGYNAVPLGNGQFAFATNGYRVEYFEDIKLTGLSMSTKLGDTQIGAEWSYRDGAPVMVNTGLGPVPAKGKGQQIQLSAMRILGDRPWASQTTLTAEIIHVRADSVDSASAAPNLQGVNLLPSLAPMVGESDDYTYKTSSAWRSKDSSAYTVGASFSYPGVFQGWDLEVPLRFSNVFSGASPMAGSIAGVQGDRRYSVGTTFKYLSNLEVALTMIGYLGSPDPVKRPMADRDYATFSMKYTF, from the coding sequence GTGAATTACAAGAACAACAATAACTGTACTGGCCTAGGCACGCACGGTGTCCAGGCCGCCAGCCTGGCGGTGGCCGTGGCGCTGGCATCAATGCCTGCATGGTCGGGGGAAACCATCGAATTCGACAACGGCGCCACCATCGACTGGTCGGTGACCACCAGCTATGGCCTGGGCGTGCGCGTGGGCAAACCCAGCGACCGGCTGATGGGCATCAACGCCGACGACGCCAACCGCAACTTCAACCAGGGCAGCCTGACCACCAACCGCATCGGCGCGCTGGGCGAGATGATCCTGCGCAAGGACAACTACGGCGCCGTGGTGCGCGCCAGTACCTTCTACGACGATGTCTATCACCAGGGCAACGACAACGACTCGCCGCAAACCGTGAACAAGGACGGGCGCAACGACGAGTTCACCAGCCGCACCAAGTACTACAGCGGCGGCCGCACCCGCTTGCTCGACGCCTATGTGTTCGGCGGCTGGCGCTTCGAGAACGACACCATGCTCGACGCCAAGGCCGGCCGGCACATCGAGTCTTGGGGCGAGAGCCTGTACTACCCGGGCGTCAACGGCGTGCAGAACCCCTCCGATGCGGTCAAGGCGGCCCAGCCCGGGGTCGAGGTCAAGGAGATCCTCCTGCCGGTGGGGCAGTTCTCGGCGTCCTACCGGATCAACCCGCAAATCACCTTCGGCGCCTACGTGCAATACGAGTGGAAGGGCACCGAACTGCCGCCGGTGGGCAGCTATTTGTCGGGCAGCGACGTGATCGGCCCGGGCCGCGAGTTCATCCGTACCGCCAACGGCAACGTGCGCTACCAGGGCACCGACGAGCCACGCGACGATGGCCAGTGGGGCGTGCAGGTGCGCTACCGCCCGGTGCCGGCCATCGAGTTGTCGCTGTTTCACGTCAACTACCACGACAAGAACCCGGCCACCGCGCTGGTGGGCTACAACGCCGTGCCACTGGGCAATGGCCAGTTTGCCTTCGCCACCAACGGCTATCGCGTCGAGTACTTCGAGGACATCAAACTCACGGGCCTGAGCATGTCGACCAAGCTGGGCGATACCCAGATCGGTGCCGAGTGGTCGTACCGCGACGGTGCCCCGGTCATGGTCAACACCGGGCTCGGACCGGTGCCGGCCAAGGGCAAGGGCCAGCAGATTCAGCTGTCGGCCATGCGCATCCTCGGCGACCGGCCGTGGGCCAGCCAGACCACCCTGACCGCAGAAATCATTCACGTACGCGCCGACAGCGTCGACTCGGCCTCGGCCGCCCCGAACCTGCAAGGCGTCAACCTGCTGCCGTCACTGGCGCCGATGGTTGGAGAATCCGATGACTACACCTACAAGACCAGCTCAGCCTGGCGAAGCAAGGACTCCAGCGCCTACACCGTCGGTGCCTCGTTCAGTTATCCGGGGGTTTTCCAGGGCTGGGATCTGGAAGTGCCACTGCGATTCTCCAACGTGTTCAGTGGCGCATCACCCATGGCCGGCAGCATCGCCGGCGTTCAGGGCGACCGCCGCTACAGCGTCGGCACCACCTTCAAGTACCTGAGCAACCTGGAAGTGGCACTGACCATGATCGGCTACCTGGGCTCGCCAGACCCGGTCAAGCGGCCGATGGC